From Halobacteriovorax sp. GB3, a single genomic window includes:
- a CDS encoding NAD-dependent epimerase/dehydratase family protein → MGLKVAIAGASGFVGNHLIDNIKENFEVLGLSRFLRQSKDSQVTWREVDLFSLNSTRNGLREADVAIYLVHSMLPSTRLFQGNFKDTDLLLADNFARSCIENNVKQIIYLGGLIPNGQLSEHLQSRKEVENVLKATGIPTTILRAGMVVGKGGSSFEILRSLVNNLPFMVLPNWTQNKTQVIYIDDLINIISKCIGNQEHYDKTIDVINGENLTYEQLIRTLADKGKLKRAMLSVPINSVKFSKLWVTIFGQSTFELVSPLVDSLLCHFDSHTQSPFIRENIEYRTFAKMIEKINSTTVREKRSRIKRKLKESNSVRSIQRLPKIKDIDCKFIAKEYIEWLPIYMKTLIHVKTNEQHDEIMFHLSFMPNTPLLILKYIPGKYDQDRQKFHIIGGLLSKTTHTGWLEFRQVLNKEYTIAAIHEFIPSLPWYIYIVTQAPMHKIVMDAFTKHLKEESPILRTKTS, encoded by the coding sequence ATGGGACTTAAAGTGGCCATTGCCGGGGCATCGGGATTTGTTGGAAATCATCTCATCGATAATATTAAAGAAAACTTTGAAGTACTTGGGCTTTCTCGTTTTTTGCGACAGAGTAAAGACAGTCAAGTTACCTGGCGGGAAGTCGATCTCTTCTCTCTCAATAGTACAAGAAATGGCCTTAGAGAAGCAGATGTTGCCATCTATCTCGTGCACTCAATGCTTCCTTCAACGAGATTGTTTCAAGGTAATTTCAAAGATACAGATCTTCTCCTAGCCGATAATTTTGCTCGTTCATGTATTGAAAATAATGTGAAACAAATTATCTATCTTGGAGGACTCATTCCAAATGGACAATTAAGTGAGCATCTTCAAAGTAGAAAAGAAGTTGAAAACGTTTTAAAAGCAACGGGCATTCCGACAACAATATTACGAGCAGGTATGGTTGTAGGAAAAGGAGGTTCCAGCTTTGAAATCCTTCGATCTCTTGTGAACAATCTGCCTTTTATGGTCTTACCCAACTGGACACAGAATAAAACGCAAGTCATCTATATTGATGATCTCATTAACATTATCTCAAAGTGTATTGGAAACCAAGAACACTACGATAAAACCATCGATGTTATTAATGGGGAAAATCTCACCTATGAGCAATTGATAAGGACTCTTGCTGACAAGGGAAAATTAAAGCGAGCAATGCTCTCTGTTCCAATAAATTCGGTTAAATTCTCCAAACTCTGGGTTACCATTTTTGGGCAATCAACATTTGAACTCGTTTCACCACTTGTCGATAGCTTACTTTGTCACTTTGACTCCCACACCCAATCACCATTTATTAGAGAGAATATTGAATATCGAACTTTTGCGAAAATGATCGAAAAGATAAATTCGACAACTGTTCGTGAAAAAAGATCGAGAATAAAAAGAAAACTAAAAGAATCGAACTCAGTACGTTCGATACAACGACTTCCAAAAATTAAAGATATTGACTGTAAATTTATTGCGAAAGAATATATTGAATGGCTACCAATTTATATGAAGACTTTAATTCATGTGAAAACAAATGAACAACATGACGAGATTATGTTTCATTTGTCATTTATGCCTAATACGCCCCTATTGATTCTTAAGTATATTCCAGGTAAGTACGATCAAGATCGTCAAAAATTTCACATTATCGGAGGTCTTTTATCAAAGACGACTCACACTGGTTGGCTCGAATTTAGACAAGTTTTGAATAAAGAATATACGATTGCGGCCATTCATGAATTTATTCCTTCACTACCTTGGTACATTTATATTGTAACCCAAGCACCTATGCACAAAATCGTTATGGATGCCTTCACGAAGCATTTAAAAGAAGAAAGTCCCATTTTAAGAACTAAAACCTCTTAA
- a CDS encoding redoxin family protein yields the protein MNVFIKIILLLGLVSCASTYDKNIPVNKDNIQPGSNVTLGGKDVSLYKGKHPLKVGSNFVDLMKTINFPFEFNNKVTVINVVPSIDTPVCEAQSHILGETDMLKKGIDLVSISRDLPMAQKRFAKEAKLTNIRYLSDYANGTFGRSTGVMMKEKELLARGVIVLDAKGYIRYMQFISEVTQLPDMVKAFEIANLLVK from the coding sequence ATGAACGTTTTTATTAAGATAATTTTGTTATTGGGACTAGTCAGTTGCGCAAGTACGTATGATAAAAATATTCCTGTCAATAAAGACAACATCCAACCGGGTTCAAATGTCACACTTGGGGGAAAAGATGTTTCTTTGTATAAGGGCAAGCACCCTTTAAAAGTTGGAAGTAATTTTGTCGATCTTATGAAGACGATTAACTTTCCATTTGAATTTAATAATAAAGTTACTGTCATTAATGTTGTTCCTTCAATTGATACGCCAGTATGTGAAGCCCAGTCCCACATTCTAGGCGAAACAGATATGCTTAAAAAAGGAATTGATCTTGTCAGTATTAGTCGCGATCTTCCAATGGCACAGAAGAGATTTGCTAAAGAGGCGAAGTTAACTAATATTCGCTACCTTTCTGATTATGCTAACGGAACATTTGGACGCAGCACAGGTGTTATGATGAAAGAGAAGGAGCTTCTTGCAAGGGGAGTGATTGTTCTCGATGCGAAGGGATATATTCGCTATATGCAATTTATTTCTGAAGTAACTCAATTACCTGATATGGTGAAGGCCTTTGAAATCGCAAATCTACTCGTTAAATAA
- a CDS encoding DUF938 domain-containing protein — MTKPYSAACERNKKPIFEILKELIKDQHLNILEIGSGTGQHALYFAENLPNITWQTSDLLENHQAIKSWINDQEDLVNILSPLHYQAGQTPLPAEDYDLYFSANTLHIMSFDQAKVLFQDLGKNLKNGALFAYYGPFNYQGRFTSKSNEEFDQFLKMKAPHMGIRDFEEVCELLLKEGIELLADHEMPANNRMLIFKKK, encoded by the coding sequence ATGACAAAACCATACTCCGCAGCATGTGAGCGCAATAAGAAACCTATTTTTGAGATTTTAAAAGAACTCATCAAAGATCAACATTTAAATATTCTTGAGATTGGCTCGGGCACAGGGCAACATGCCCTTTATTTCGCCGAAAATCTTCCAAATATCACGTGGCAAACCAGTGATCTTCTTGAAAACCACCAAGCAATAAAAAGCTGGATAAACGATCAAGAAGATCTCGTAAATATTTTATCACCTCTTCACTATCAAGCAGGTCAAACGCCTTTACCTGCTGAGGACTATGATCTCTATTTCAGTGCGAATACACTGCATATTATGTCTTTTGATCAAGCAAAGGTTCTCTTTCAAGACCTAGGTAAGAATTTAAAAAATGGTGCTCTGTTTGCTTATTATGGCCCTTTTAATTACCAAGGAAGATTTACCAGTAAGAGCAATGAAGAGTTTGATCAATTTCTGAAAATGAAAGCGCCTCATATGGGGATTAGAGACTTTGAAGAAGTTTGTGAACTCCTCCTTAAAGAAGGGATAGAGTTACTAGCTGACCATGAAATGCCAGCTAATAACCGAATGCTTATCTTCAAAAAAAAATAA